One genomic region from Streptomyces sp. NBC_01431 encodes:
- a CDS encoding Lrp/AsnC family transcriptional regulator has translation MEELDRQIVDLLVKDGRMSYTDLGKATGLSTSAVHQRVRRLEQRGVIRGYAAVVDPEAVGLPLTAFISVKPFDPSAPDDIAERLAGVPELEACHSVAGDENYILKVRVATPLELEHLLTRIRTLAGVSTRTTVVLSTPYEARPPRI, from the coding sequence ATGGAGGAGCTGGACCGTCAGATCGTGGATCTGCTCGTCAAGGACGGGCGGATGAGCTACACCGACCTGGGCAAGGCCACCGGCCTGTCCACCTCGGCGGTGCACCAGCGGGTACGCCGTCTCGAACAGCGCGGGGTCATCCGCGGATACGCCGCCGTCGTGGACCCCGAGGCGGTGGGCCTGCCGCTGACCGCGTTCATCTCGGTGAAACCCTTCGACCCCAGTGCCCCCGACGACATCGCGGAGCGCCTGGCGGGCGTACCGGAGCTGGAGGCCTGCCACAGCGTGGCCGGGGACGAGAACTACATCCTCAAGGTGCGGGTGGCGACGCCGCTGGAGCTGGAGCACCTGCTGACCCGCATCCGCACCCTGGCCGGCGTCTCGACCCGCACGACCGTCGTCCTGTCCACCCCGTACGAGGCGCGGCCGCCGCGTATCTAG
- the fxsA gene encoding FxsA family membrane protein yields the protein MTTGTPPPTVPNRSRARTFVPLGIAAWLVLEIWLLTVVAGATSGLTVVLLLIGGFMLGGYVIKRAGRRAFSKLTEAFKEQQSGAAPAAAKSGGEGNALTMLGGLLLIIPGFLSDAVGLLCLVPPVRKFAVRYVERSLDKRMRTAPPGSFGDAFQQARIHYPDGKVVPGEVIRNDAPAREDRSPRPPLTP from the coding sequence ATGACGACCGGCACTCCGCCTCCGACAGTTCCCAATCGCTCGCGCGCACGCACCTTCGTACCTCTGGGGATCGCCGCCTGGCTGGTCCTGGAGATCTGGCTGCTCACCGTGGTGGCCGGTGCCACCAGCGGCCTCACCGTCGTACTGCTGCTGATCGGCGGCTTCATGCTCGGTGGATACGTCATCAAACGGGCCGGGCGCCGTGCTTTCAGCAAGCTGACCGAGGCGTTCAAGGAGCAGCAGTCCGGGGCCGCCCCCGCCGCCGCCAAGTCGGGCGGCGAGGGCAACGCTCTGACCATGCTGGGCGGTCTGCTGCTGATCATCCCCGGCTTCCTCTCGGATGCGGTGGGGCTGCTGTGCCTGGTCCCGCCGGTACGGAAGTTCGCGGTCCGCTACGTCGAGCGCTCGCTGGACAAGCGGATGCGGACGGCCCCTCCCGGCAGCTTCGGTGACGCCTTCCAGCAGGCCCGCATCCACTACCCGGACGGCAAGGTCGTACCCGGCGAGGTCATCCGGAACGACGCCCCCGCGCGCGAGGACCGGAGCCCCCGCCCGCCGCTGACTCCCTGA
- a CDS encoding MFS transporter yields the protein MSAEISEITGRAEQPVSRADRKREQRGWYFYDFACSVYSTSVLTVFLGPYLTSIAKSAADPDGFVRPLGIPVRAGSLFAYAVSASVLLAVVLMPIVGAAADRRGRKKPLLAAAAYTGAAATAGMFFLDGHRYLLGAVLLIVANASLSVSMVLYNAYLPQIAGPEERDRVSSRGWAFGYTSGAGVLVLNLILYSGHDGFGVSESTAVRICLASAGIWWGAFTLVPLRRLRDRAVAGPAADGKVGAGWRQLIATLRDMRARPLTLAFLAAYLIYNDGVQTVISQASIYGSEELGLDQNTLIVAVLLVQVLAVAGALGMGRLAQTYGAKLTILGSLAVWTVILGVGFFLPARHPVLFFVLAGAIGTVLGGSQALSRSLFSHMVPSGKEAEYFSAYEMSDRGLSWLGPLVFGLAYQLTGSYRDAIISLVVFFAAGFVLLARVPVRAAVAAAGNPVPARI from the coding sequence ATGAGCGCCGAGATCTCTGAGATCACGGGCCGGGCGGAACAGCCGGTGAGCCGGGCCGACCGCAAACGGGAACAACGCGGCTGGTACTTCTACGACTTCGCCTGCTCGGTGTATTCGACGAGCGTGCTCACGGTGTTCCTCGGCCCCTATCTGACCTCGATCGCCAAGTCGGCGGCGGACCCCGACGGGTTCGTGCGTCCGCTGGGGATCCCGGTGCGCGCGGGCTCGCTCTTCGCGTACGCCGTGTCCGCGTCGGTGCTCCTCGCGGTGGTCCTCATGCCGATCGTGGGGGCGGCCGCCGACCGCCGCGGCCGCAAGAAGCCGCTCCTGGCGGCCGCCGCCTACACGGGCGCGGCCGCGACGGCCGGGATGTTCTTCCTGGACGGGCACCGCTATCTGCTGGGCGCGGTCCTGCTGATCGTGGCGAACGCCTCGCTGTCGGTGTCGATGGTCCTCTACAACGCCTATCTGCCGCAGATCGCGGGCCCCGAGGAACGCGACCGGGTCTCCTCGCGGGGCTGGGCCTTCGGCTACACCTCGGGCGCCGGCGTCCTCGTCCTCAACCTGATCCTCTACTCGGGCCACGACGGCTTCGGCGTCTCCGAGTCGACGGCGGTACGGATCTGTCTGGCGTCGGCCGGCATCTGGTGGGGTGCGTTCACCCTCGTACCGCTCAGGCGGCTGCGCGACCGCGCGGTGGCGGGGCCGGCGGCCGACGGGAAGGTCGGCGCGGGCTGGCGGCAGCTGATCGCGACACTGCGGGACATGCGCGCCCGCCCGCTGACGCTCGCCTTCCTGGCCGCGTACCTCATCTACAACGACGGTGTGCAGACAGTGATTTCGCAGGCTTCGATCTACGGATCCGAGGAACTCGGGCTCGACCAGAACACACTCATCGTGGCCGTGCTGCTCGTGCAGGTCCTGGCGGTGGCGGGCGCGCTCGGGATGGGGCGCCTTGCCCAGACGTACGGGGCGAAGCTCACGATCCTGGGCTCGCTCGCCGTCTGGACGGTGATCCTGGGGGTCGGCTTCTTCCTGCCGGCCCGTCACCCGGTCCTCTTCTTCGTGCTGGCGGGGGCGATCGGAACGGTACTCGGCGGCAGCCAGGCCCTGTCGAGGTCGCTTTTCTCACACATGGTTCCGAGCGGCAAGGAGGCCGAGTACTTCTCGGCCTACGAGATGAGCGACCGGGGGCTGAGCTGGCTGGGGCCATTGGTGTTCGGTCTCGCGTATCAGCTGACCGGCAGCTACCGGGATGCGATCATCTCGCTGGTGGTGTTCTTCGCGGCCGGATTCGTGCTGCTCGCCAGGGTGCCGGTGCGGGCCGCTGTCGCCGCCGCCGGAAACCCTGTTCCGGCGCGGATTTAG
- a CDS encoding glycerophosphodiester phosphodiesterase codes for MPIPFAHRGGAADGIENTAAAFARAAAAGYRYFETDVHTTSDGRLVAFHDPTLDRVTDAGGRIAELPWAEVRRARVAGREPLPLFEELLEAFPQARWNVDLKAESALAPLVDLIRRTGTWDRVCVGSFSEARVARAHRLAGPRLATSYGVRGVAALRLRSYGIRVPLRPGAVSAQVPERQSGIPVVDHRFVRTAHALGLQVHVWTVNDPDRMRALLDLGVDGIMTDHLETLRTVLTDRGVWH; via the coding sequence ATGCCGATCCCCTTCGCCCACCGCGGCGGGGCGGCGGACGGCATCGAGAACACCGCGGCCGCCTTCGCACGGGCGGCCGCGGCGGGCTACCGATACTTCGAGACCGATGTGCACACCACGTCCGACGGGCGCCTGGTCGCCTTCCACGACCCGACACTCGACCGCGTCACCGACGCCGGGGGAAGGATCGCCGAGCTGCCCTGGGCCGAGGTGCGGCGGGCCCGGGTGGCCGGCCGTGAGCCGCTGCCGCTGTTCGAGGAACTCCTGGAGGCCTTCCCGCAGGCCCGCTGGAACGTCGACCTCAAGGCCGAGTCCGCGCTCGCCCCGCTGGTGGACCTGATCCGACGCACCGGCACCTGGGACCGGGTCTGCGTCGGCTCGTTCTCGGAGGCCCGGGTCGCGCGGGCGCACCGGCTCGCGGGGCCGCGCCTTGCCACGTCGTACGGCGTGCGCGGGGTCGCGGCGCTGCGGCTGCGCTCCTACGGGATTCGGGTGCCGCTGCGGCCGGGCGCCGTCAGCGCGCAAGTGCCCGAGCGCCAGAGCGGCATCCCGGTGGTCGACCACCGCTTCGTGCGGACCGCGCACGCGCTCGGCCTGCAGGTCCACGTCTGGACGGTCAACGATCCCGATCGGATGAGAGCTCTTCTCGACCTTGGTGTGGATGGCATCATGACCGATCATCTGGAGACACTGCGCACGGTACTGACCGACCGGGGAGTCTGGCACTGA
- a CDS encoding polyprenol monophosphomannose synthase codes for MNDGGQRRYGPLGRALVIIPTYNEAENIKPIVARVRAAVPEAHVLVADDNSPDGTGKFADEIAADDEQVHVLHRKGKEGLGAAYLAGFRWGIEHDYGVLVEMDADGSHQPEELPRLLTALKGADLVLGSRWVPGGRIVNWPKYREFISRGGSTYSRLLLGVPIRDVTGGYRAFRRETLEGLGLDEVASAGYCFQVDLARRAVGAGFHVVEVPITFIERERGDSKMSNDILVEALWRVTAWGVGSRANKLLGRKPS; via the coding sequence GTGAACGACGGCGGTCAGAGGCGGTACGGCCCGCTGGGCAGAGCCTTGGTGATCATTCCGACCTACAACGAGGCGGAGAACATCAAGCCGATCGTCGCCCGCGTCAGAGCGGCGGTCCCCGAGGCCCACGTTCTGGTCGCCGACGACAACAGCCCCGACGGCACGGGCAAGTTCGCGGACGAGATCGCGGCCGACGACGAGCAGGTCCACGTCCTGCACCGCAAGGGCAAGGAAGGCCTCGGCGCGGCCTATCTGGCGGGCTTCCGCTGGGGCATCGAGCACGACTACGGCGTCCTCGTCGAGATGGACGCCGACGGCTCCCACCAGCCCGAGGAACTGCCCCGGCTGCTCACCGCCCTCAAGGGCGCCGATCTGGTGCTGGGATCGCGCTGGGTGCCCGGCGGCCGGATCGTGAACTGGCCCAAGTACCGCGAGTTCATCTCGCGCGGCGGCTCCACCTACTCGCGGCTGCTGCTCGGCGTCCCGATCCGCGACGTGACCGGCGGCTACCGGGCCTTCAGGCGCGAGACCCTCGAGGGCCTCGGCCTGGACGAGGTCGCCTCCGCCGGCTACTGCTTCCAGGTCGACCTGGCCCGCCGGGCGGTCGGTGCGGGCTTCCACGTCGTGGAGGTCCCCATCACGTTCATCGAGCGCGAACGCGGCGACTCCAAGATGAGCAACGACATCCTGGTCGAGGCGCTCTGGCGGGTCACCGCCTGGGGCGTCGGCTCGCGCGCCAACAAACTCCTGGGCCGCAAACCCTCATGA
- a CDS encoding acyl-CoA dehydrogenase family protein encodes MPDRAQQPVERQLPTEEARDLVALVRDIVQREIAPGAAEQEDAGHFPREIFTLLSESGLLGLPYDAEFGGGDQPYEVYLQVLEELASARLTVGLGVSVHSLACHALAGYGTKEQQAEHLPAMLGGGLLGAYCLSEPSSGSDAASLRTKAVREGDDWVITGTKAWITHGGLADFYTVLARTGGEGARGITAFLVPGDAEGLSPAAPEKKMGMKGSPTAQLHFDGVRVPDARRIGDEGQGFAIALSALDSGRLGIAACAIGVAQAALDEALAYATGRRQFGRPIADFQGLRFMLADMATQIEAGRALYLAAARLRDAGRPFSRQAAMAKLFCTDAAMKVTTDAVQVLGGYGYTADFPVERYMREAKVLQIVEGTNQIQRMVIARHLAGPETR; translated from the coding sequence ATGCCCGACCGTGCCCAGCAGCCGGTGGAACGACAGCTGCCCACCGAGGAGGCCCGGGACCTTGTAGCGCTGGTGCGCGACATCGTCCAGCGGGAGATCGCGCCTGGGGCCGCCGAGCAGGAAGACGCCGGGCACTTCCCGCGCGAGATCTTCACCCTGCTCTCCGAATCCGGGCTGCTCGGTCTGCCCTACGACGCCGAGTTCGGCGGCGGCGACCAGCCGTACGAGGTCTACCTCCAGGTGCTCGAAGAGCTCGCCTCGGCCCGCCTCACGGTCGGCCTCGGCGTCAGCGTCCACTCGCTCGCCTGCCATGCCCTGGCCGGTTACGGCACCAAGGAGCAGCAGGCCGAGCACCTGCCCGCCATGCTCGGCGGCGGCCTGCTCGGCGCGTACTGCCTCTCCGAGCCGTCCTCCGGATCCGACGCGGCGTCGCTGCGCACCAAGGCCGTACGCGAGGGTGACGACTGGGTCATCACCGGTACCAAGGCCTGGATCACCCACGGCGGGCTCGCCGACTTCTACACGGTCCTGGCCCGCACCGGGGGCGAGGGCGCCCGCGGCATCACGGCCTTCCTGGTCCCGGGCGACGCCGAGGGGCTCAGCCCGGCCGCGCCCGAGAAGAAGATGGGCATGAAGGGCTCGCCCACCGCCCAGCTCCACTTCGACGGGGTGCGGGTCCCCGACGCGCGCCGCATCGGCGACGAGGGCCAGGGCTTCGCCATCGCGCTCTCGGCACTCGACTCGGGCCGGCTCGGCATCGCCGCCTGTGCGATCGGGGTCGCCCAGGCCGCCCTGGACGAGGCGCTCGCGTACGCCACCGGGCGCCGCCAGTTCGGCCGCCCCATCGCCGACTTCCAGGGCCTGCGCTTCATGCTCGCCGACATGGCGACCCAGATCGAGGCGGGCCGCGCGCTGTACCTGGCCGCCGCCAGGCTGCGCGACGCGGGGCGCCCCTTCTCCCGGCAGGCCGCGATGGCCAAGCTGTTCTGCACCGACGCGGCGATGAAGGTGACCACCGACGCGGTCCAGGTCCTGGGCGGCTACGGCTACACGGCTGACTTCCCGGTCGAGCGGTACATGCGCGAGGCGAAGGTGCTCCAGATCGTCGAGGGCACCAACCAGATCCAGCGCATGGTCATCGCCCGCCACCTCGCGGGCCCGGAGACCCGCTGA
- the yczE gene encoding membrane protein YczE translates to MTLSTHLTRRLLQLYVGLALYGVSSGLLVRAGLGLEPWGVLHQGLARHTGLSIGVVSIIVGAAVLLLWIPIRQRPGLGTVSNVFAIGVFMDGTLAVVPDAHGLLAQVPLMAGAIVCNGVATGLYISARFGPGPRDGLMTGLHKATGRSIRLVRTGLEVVVVASGFLLGGSLGIGTVLYALSIGPLAQFFLRVFAIPEPAREGASGPTVTSPPPAGSAVVAGATPERAILPG, encoded by the coding sequence ATCACCTTGTCCACGCACCTCACGCGGAGGCTGCTGCAGCTCTATGTCGGCCTCGCGTTGTACGGCGTCAGCTCCGGGCTGCTCGTCCGCGCGGGGCTCGGCCTCGAACCGTGGGGAGTGCTGCACCAGGGTCTCGCCCGGCACACCGGCCTCTCCATCGGTGTCGTATCCATCATCGTCGGCGCGGCGGTCCTGCTGCTGTGGATCCCGATCCGGCAGCGGCCGGGACTCGGCACCGTCTCCAATGTCTTCGCGATCGGCGTCTTCATGGACGGAACGCTCGCCGTCGTGCCGGACGCACACGGTCTGCTCGCCCAGGTTCCGCTCATGGCCGGGGCCATCGTCTGCAACGGCGTGGCGACCGGCCTCTACATCTCGGCCCGCTTCGGCCCCGGGCCGCGGGATGGGCTGATGACTGGCCTGCACAAGGCGACCGGCCGCTCAATTCGGCTCGTGCGCACGGGACTTGAGGTGGTCGTCGTGGCGAGCGGCTTCCTGCTCGGCGGCTCGCTCGGCATCGGGACAGTCCTCTACGCGCTGTCGATCGGGCCGCTCGCCCAGTTCTTCCTCCGCGTCTTCGCGATCCCCGAACCGGCCCGCGAGGGCGCGTCCGGCCCCACCGTCACGTCCCCGCCGCCCGCGGGAAGCGCGGTCGTCGCGGGGGCGACACCGGAGCGCGCCATACTTCCCGGGTGA
- a CDS encoding RNA polymerase-binding protein RbpA, which yields MSERALRGTRLVVTSYETDRGIDLAPRQAVEYACEKGHRFEMPFSVEAEIPPEWECKVCGAPALLVDGDGPEEKKGKPARTHWDMLMERRTREELEEVLAERLEVLRSGTMNIAVHPRDSRKSA from the coding sequence ATGAGTGAGCGAGCTCTTCGCGGCACGCGCCTCGTGGTGACCAGCTACGAGACCGACCGCGGCATCGATCTGGCCCCGCGCCAGGCCGTGGAGTACGCATGCGAGAAGGGACATCGCTTTGAGATGCCCTTCTCGGTGGAGGCGGAGATTCCGCCGGAGTGGGAGTGCAAGGTCTGCGGGGCCCCCGCACTCCTGGTGGACGGCGACGGCCCTGAAGAGAAGAAGGGCAAGCCCGCGCGTACGCACTGGGACATGCTCATGGAGCGGCGCACCCGCGAGGAGCTGGAGGAGGTTCTGGCCGAGAGGCTGGAGGTCCTTCGTTCCGGCACCATGAACATTGCCGTGCATCCGCGCGACAGCCGCAAGTCCGCCTAG
- a CDS encoding phosphotransferase family protein gives MTSAPRPRTSTRDPEDVGRRLTGWLDARLPGARVTGIRVPSSNGMSSETLLFDIEHPETPVRACALRLAADPAAYTVFPVYDMAGQHRVMRLVAEHTDVPVPRVRWLEEDPGPLGAPFFVMDRAEGRVPPDVMPYTYEGNWLYEATDAERARLQDATVSVIARLHDQFPPGEAEFLLPGGKGSALSRHVGAQRDYYEWVVDGVPRSPLIEAAFDWLDAHWPEDEGSAVLNWGDARIGNIVYDGFEPVAVLDWEMAACGPRELDLGWTVYLHRFFQDLTVSFGQRGLPGFLRREDIERRYAQLTGHTPRDMDFHILYAALRHAVVMLRVAYRQLHFGEVEPPADPDALILHRASLEAMVLGTYWS, from the coding sequence TTGACCAGCGCGCCACGCCCCCGCACCTCCACCCGCGACCCCGAGGACGTCGGCCGCCGGCTCACCGGCTGGCTCGACGCCCGGCTGCCCGGCGCACGCGTCACCGGCATCCGGGTGCCGTCGTCCAACGGCATGTCGAGCGAGACCCTCCTCTTCGACATCGAGCACCCCGAAACCCCGGTCCGCGCCTGCGCCCTGCGGCTCGCCGCCGACCCGGCCGCGTACACCGTCTTCCCCGTGTACGACATGGCCGGCCAGCACCGCGTGATGCGCCTGGTCGCGGAGCACACCGACGTACCCGTGCCCCGGGTCCGGTGGCTGGAAGAGGACCCCGGGCCGCTCGGCGCGCCGTTCTTCGTGATGGACCGGGCCGAGGGGCGCGTACCGCCGGACGTCATGCCCTATACGTACGAAGGCAATTGGCTGTACGAGGCCACCGACGCCGAACGCGCCCGCCTCCAGGACGCCACCGTCTCAGTGATCGCCCGGCTGCACGACCAATTCCCGCCCGGGGAAGCCGAGTTCCTGCTTCCGGGCGGCAAGGGTTCGGCGCTGAGCCGTCATGTCGGGGCCCAACGGGACTACTACGAATGGGTGGTTGACGGGGTGCCGCGTTCCCCGCTCATAGAGGCGGCTTTCGACTGGCTCGACGCGCACTGGCCCGAGGACGAAGGTTCCGCCGTCCTCAACTGGGGCGACGCCCGCATCGGAAACATCGTCTACGACGGTTTCGAACCCGTGGCCGTGCTCGACTGGGAGATGGCCGCCTGCGGCCCGCGCGAACTCGACCTCGGCTGGACCGTCTATCTGCACCGTTTCTTCCAGGACTTGACGGTGAGTTTCGGCCAGCGGGGCCTCCCCGGCTTTCTGCGGCGCGAGGACATCGAGCGGCGCTACGCCCAACTCACCGGTCACACCCCGCGCGACATGGACTTCCACATCTTGTACGCGGCGCTGCGGCACGCTGTCGTCATGCTGAGGGTCGCCTACCGGCAATTGCACTTCGGCGAGGTCGAACCGCCCGCGGACCCGGACGCGCTGATCCTGCACCGGGCCAGTCTGGAGGCCATGGTGCTCGGTACGTACTGGAGTTGA
- a CDS encoding TetR/AcrR family transcriptional regulator, with protein sequence MNNSQQGGTTEKSQVRRTELIATGRKLFADTSYDALSMDDIAQHAGVAKGLIYYYFKSKRGYYLAIVEDSVTDLVSRAGSDTDLPRAERVHRTIDGYLRYAQHNQAAYRTIVTGGVGFDTEVQAIRDGVREELIATIAEGAYGTREIPALARLALLGWLGSVESVTLDWLGTLEPPRGTVRELLVRMLRHTLDTIAEFEPSCPVPEPA encoded by the coding sequence TTGAATAATAGTCAACAGGGCGGCACGACCGAGAAATCGCAGGTCCGCCGCACCGAACTCATCGCAACCGGCCGGAAGTTGTTCGCGGACACCTCGTACGACGCGCTGTCGATGGACGACATAGCGCAGCACGCCGGGGTGGCGAAGGGCTTGATCTACTACTACTTCAAGTCCAAACGGGGCTACTACCTGGCCATCGTCGAGGACTCCGTCACCGACCTGGTCTCGCGGGCCGGCAGCGACACCGACCTGCCCCGCGCCGAACGGGTCCACCGCACCATCGACGGCTACCTCCGGTACGCCCAGCACAACCAGGCGGCGTACCGGACGATCGTCACGGGCGGCGTGGGCTTCGACACCGAGGTGCAGGCCATCCGGGACGGCGTGCGCGAGGAGCTGATCGCCACCATCGCCGAGGGTGCCTACGGAACCCGGGAGATACCGGCGCTGGCGCGGCTCGCCCTGCTCGGCTGGCTGGGCAGCGTGGAGAGCGTCACCCTGGACTGGCTCGGCACCCTTGAGCCGCCGCGCGGCACCGTGCGCGAACTGCTCGTACGGATGCTGCGGCACACCCTCGACACCATCGCGGAGTTCGAGCCGTCGTGCCCGGTGCCGGAGCCCGCCTAG
- a CDS encoding amidohydrolase, whose translation MSSATEETAQRTVLLRGGDVHSPADPFATAMVVERGHVAWVGSEGAADAFASGVDEVVDLEGALVTPAFTDAHVHTTATGLALTGLDLSSARTLAEALDAVRAHAAARPDDDVLLGNGWDESRWPERRAPRRAELDEATGGRPLYLPRIDVHSAVVTTALLDRVRGVRDLAGFRDGEPLTGIAHHAVRGAAHRAITPRQRAEAQRAALARAASLGIGTVHECGGPEISDEADLTALLELARAERGPRVFGYWADLVASAEDAGRIRELGAIGAAGDLFVDGSIGSRTACLHAPYEDVPHTGAAHLDAADVAAHVAACTEAGLQAGFHAIGDAAVSAVVEGVRAAAEKVGLPRVRAARHRVEHAEMLTPATVAAFAELGLTASVQPAFDALWGGDEGMYADRLGVERARTLNPYAALLRAGVPLAFGSDAPVTPLDPWGTVRAAAFHRTLDHRISARAAFTAHTRGGWRAIGRDDAGILVPGAPADYAVWRAEELVVQAPDDRVARWSTDPRSGTPGLPDLTPGTALPVCLRTVVFGQTVFARPNE comes from the coding sequence ATGAGTTCCGCGACTGAAGAGACCGCCCAGCGCACCGTCCTGCTGCGCGGCGGCGACGTGCACAGTCCCGCCGACCCCTTCGCCACCGCGATGGTGGTCGAACGCGGACACGTCGCCTGGGTGGGCTCGGAGGGCGCCGCGGACGCCTTCGCCTCCGGTGTCGACGAGGTCGTGGACCTCGAAGGCGCTCTGGTCACTCCCGCGTTCACCGACGCGCATGTGCACACCACCGCCACCGGTCTCGCCCTGACCGGCCTCGACCTCTCCTCGGCCCGCACCCTCGCCGAGGCCCTCGACGCCGTACGCGCCCACGCGGCCGCCCGCCCCGACGACGACGTACTCCTGGGCAACGGCTGGGACGAGAGCCGCTGGCCGGAGCGCAGGGCCCCGCGCCGAGCCGAACTCGACGAGGCGACTGGCGGTCGCCCGCTCTACCTCCCGCGCATCGACGTGCACTCCGCCGTCGTCACCACCGCCCTCCTGGACCGGGTGCGCGGCGTCCGTGACCTCGCCGGTTTCCGCGACGGTGAGCCGCTGACCGGGATCGCACATCACGCGGTCAGGGGCGCCGCGCACCGCGCGATCACCCCCCGGCAGCGGGCCGAGGCCCAGCGTGCCGCGCTCGCCCGCGCCGCCTCACTCGGCATCGGCACCGTCCATGAGTGCGGTGGCCCGGAGATCTCCGACGAGGCGGACCTCACCGCGCTGCTCGAACTCGCCCGCGCCGAGCGGGGACCGCGCGTCTTCGGCTACTGGGCCGACCTGGTGGCCAGTGCCGAGGACGCCGGTCGCATCCGCGAACTCGGCGCGATCGGCGCGGCCGGCGACCTCTTCGTGGACGGCTCGATCGGCTCCCGTACGGCCTGCCTGCACGCCCCCTACGAGGACGTTCCGCACACCGGCGCCGCCCACCTGGACGCCGCCGACGTCGCCGCCCATGTGGCCGCCTGCACCGAGGCGGGGCTCCAGGCCGGCTTCCACGCCATCGGCGACGCCGCCGTCAGCGCGGTGGTCGAGGGCGTCCGGGCCGCCGCCGAGAAGGTCGGCCTGCCCCGCGTCCGGGCCGCCCGGCACCGCGTGGAGCACGCCGAGATGCTCACCCCCGCCACCGTCGCCGCCTTCGCCGAGCTCGGCCTCACCGCCTCCGTGCAGCCTGCCTTCGACGCTCTGTGGGGCGGCGACGAGGGCATGTACGCCGACCGGCTCGGCGTCGAGCGGGCCCGCACCCTCAACCCGTACGCGGCGCTGCTGCGGGCCGGGGTGCCGCTCGCGTTCGGCTCCGACGCCCCGGTGACCCCGCTGGACCCGTGGGGGACCGTCCGCGCCGCCGCCTTCCATCGCACCCTCGACCACCGGATCTCGGCCCGCGCCGCCTTCACCGCCCACACCCGGGGCGGCTGGCGCGCGATCGGCCGGGACGACGCGGGCATCCTGGTGCCCGGCGCTCCGGCCGACTACGCGGTCTGGCGCGCCGAGGAGCTCGTGGTCCAGGCCCCGGACGACCGGGTGGCCCGGTGGTCCACCGACCCGCGCTCGGGCACTCCGGGCCTGCCCGACCTCACCCCGGGCACCGCCCTGCCGGTCTGTCTGCGCACCGTAGTGTTCGGACAAACGGTATTCGCGCGGCCGAACGAGTGA